From the Gordonia bronchialis DSM 43247 genome, one window contains:
- a CDS encoding dipeptide ABC transporter ATP-binding protein has protein sequence MTEALDHDVLAEVAEPGEVVLRVDDLHVSFGSEAGRVQAVRGLSYELRAGRTTAIVGESGSGKSVSAMALLGLLPDSARISGSVRLGDRELIGRSDKEMSRIRGNEIAMIFQDPLSSLTPVFTVGAQIVEALAAHQRIESRQAWDRAVELLELVGIPDPVRRAKAYPHELSGGMRQRVMIAMAMANDPAVIVADEPTTALDVTIQAQILDLLATAQRETGAAVLLITHDLGVVAGTADDVVVMYAGRPVEQADVDTLFREPRMPYTIGLLGAVPRVDRRVDALVPIPGSPPVLIDPPDQCMFAPRCPLAIDECRSAEPALHDVGGPGGHTADEHTAAAHTAACVRSAEIVGNGVLVDAAGAQRPVYPEPEVVARAEVVSVPRAQRDIVLDVAGMTKLFPLTSGLLKRRIGTVRAVRGVSFDIRAGESLAIVGESGSGKSTTLLEVMDFAQPAGVVRIGGVDPAAVRKRAARALRQDVSIVFQDPAEALDPRFTAFDIIAEPLRALGVPRSEAAQKVTDLLARVGLDPVHSDRFPAAFSGGQRQRLAIARALATDPSLIILDEPLSALDVSVQAEIVNLIRRLQSTGDVAYLVVAHDLSVIRHLADRVAVMYLGEFVEVGETEQVFDAPAHPYTKALLSAVPIPDPAAERARTPIVLRGEQPSPTDDIVGCCFTGRCPLYVTLDPERQSRCRSVHPELRAIGPADDHVASCHYLEVDA, from the coding sequence GTGACAGAGGCTCTTGATCACGACGTTCTCGCCGAGGTAGCCGAACCGGGCGAGGTGGTCCTGCGCGTCGACGATTTGCACGTCTCCTTCGGCAGCGAAGCCGGCCGCGTGCAGGCCGTTCGCGGATTGTCGTATGAATTACGGGCCGGTCGGACAACGGCCATCGTCGGCGAGAGCGGTTCGGGTAAGTCGGTGTCGGCGATGGCGCTGCTCGGGCTGCTGCCCGACTCCGCCCGGATCAGCGGATCGGTGCGACTCGGCGATCGTGAACTCATCGGCCGGTCTGACAAGGAGATGTCGCGCATCCGCGGCAACGAGATCGCGATGATCTTCCAGGACCCGCTGTCGTCACTGACTCCGGTCTTCACCGTCGGCGCGCAGATCGTCGAGGCGCTGGCGGCTCATCAGCGCATCGAAAGCCGGCAGGCGTGGGACCGGGCGGTGGAACTGCTCGAGCTCGTCGGCATCCCCGACCCCGTGCGCCGAGCCAAGGCCTACCCGCATGAACTGTCCGGCGGGATGCGCCAGCGAGTCATGATCGCGATGGCGATGGCCAATGACCCGGCCGTGATCGTCGCCGACGAACCGACCACCGCTCTGGATGTGACCATCCAGGCGCAGATCCTCGATCTGCTGGCGACCGCGCAACGGGAGACCGGTGCCGCGGTCCTGCTCATCACTCACGATCTCGGTGTGGTGGCCGGTACCGCCGACGACGTCGTGGTGATGTATGCGGGCCGGCCGGTGGAGCAGGCCGACGTCGACACCCTTTTCCGTGAGCCGCGGATGCCCTACACCATCGGGCTTCTCGGTGCGGTGCCTCGCGTGGATCGACGCGTCGACGCCTTGGTGCCGATCCCTGGCTCGCCGCCGGTGCTGATCGACCCGCCCGATCAATGCATGTTCGCGCCCCGGTGTCCCCTCGCGATCGACGAATGTCGTTCTGCCGAACCGGCTTTGCATGATGTGGGTGGCCCCGGTGGGCACACCGCCGATGAACACACCGCCGCCGCGCATACGGCCGCGTGCGTGCGCTCCGCCGAGATCGTCGGCAACGGCGTACTGGTCGACGCGGCCGGCGCGCAACGGCCCGTGTATCCCGAACCCGAAGTGGTGGCGCGTGCCGAGGTCGTGTCCGTACCGCGAGCGCAACGGGACATCGTGCTCGACGTCGCCGGGATGACGAAACTCTTCCCGCTGACCAGTGGATTACTCAAGCGACGGATCGGGACGGTGCGCGCGGTGCGTGGGGTGTCCTTCGACATCCGGGCGGGTGAGTCGTTGGCCATCGTCGGCGAATCCGGCAGCGGGAAGTCGACGACGCTGCTCGAGGTGATGGATTTCGCTCAGCCGGCAGGCGTCGTGCGGATCGGCGGCGTGGACCCGGCGGCGGTGCGCAAGCGTGCGGCCCGGGCGTTGCGCCAAGACGTCTCGATCGTCTTCCAGGATCCGGCCGAGGCGCTCGACCCGCGCTTCACCGCCTTCGACATCATTGCCGAACCGCTTCGCGCCCTGGGGGTTCCGCGGTCGGAGGCCGCGCAGAAGGTGACCGATCTGCTCGCGCGTGTCGGGCTCGATCCGGTGCACTCCGATCGCTTCCCGGCGGCGTTCTCCGGCGGTCAACGGCAGCGGCTCGCGATCGCGCGGGCGTTGGCGACCGATCCGTCGCTGATCATCCTCGACGAGCCGCTCTCGGCGCTCGACGTATCGGTGCAGGCCGAGATCGTCAACCTCATCCGGCGCCTGCAGTCGACCGGTGATGTTGCCTATTTGGTTGTCGCCCACGATCTCTCGGTGATCAGGCATCTCGCCGACCGGGTGGCCGTGATGTATCTGGGCGAGTTCGTCGAGGTGGGGGAGACCGAGCAGGTCTTCGACGCACCCGCCCATCCGTACACCAAGGCGCTACTGTCTGCGGTGCCGATCCCCGATCCGGCGGCCGAGCGCGCCCGAACGCCGATCGTGCTGCGCGGTGAGCAGCCCAGTCCCACCGACGACATCGTCGGATGCTGCTTCACCGGGCGCTGCCCCCTGTATGTCACACTCGATCCCGAGCGCCAATCCCGGTGCCGGAGCGTTCATCCGGAGTTGCGTGCGATCGGCCCGGCCGACGACCACGTGGCATCCTGTCATTATCTGGAGGTCGACGCATGA
- a CDS encoding ABC transporter family substrate-binding protein translates to MKRRLVLLLTVIGLAVALVAGCGSTPEGAPVKVTGADLNEQPRDNIRDGGSLTTAVVEVSPQWNTFQADGTAYTLTLWRWYNPTLAFFSPDGEYRPNPDYVTRVDKKLVDGNTTVTYTLNPKAFFNDGTPIDYRAFEATWKTSNGTDPRYLVSSTDGYRQIASVTRGINDRQVVVRFRGVYAWVDGLFNYVLHPKAADPELYNSGYLQNPHPELGAGPYTIASYDRNQGTVVFERNPKWWGNPGKLDRRVFRQMESQAALNAFRNGEIDASGVGTKDRLAQVQSMDGIQIRTSATPAQSLLVLNMQAAILSDSRVREAVLRGTDRATLAKIEFNGLNYSEQLPGSFLLYPFQPGYADNVAGVIDYDPEKAKQLLDQAGWVVGGDGIRVKGGQRLRLTFPILGDDPTQQNIVRAYQSILKNIGVDLNVVQRPSSDFSKVITNKEFDAFMMGFSSSDPFGLAYFCQVWCKGSQLNKAGAGSPELDAEIRRVGQIADPQAQIAEGNKVERTAFAQFSNLPLSNGPTMVAVKSGLANYGAGLFYVGPVEDIGWQK, encoded by the coding sequence ATGAAACGTCGGTTGGTGCTACTTCTCACGGTGATCGGCCTCGCGGTCGCCCTGGTGGCCGGGTGTGGGAGCACCCCCGAGGGTGCTCCGGTGAAGGTGACCGGCGCCGACCTCAACGAGCAACCGCGAGACAACATCCGTGATGGCGGAAGCCTGACGACCGCCGTGGTTGAGGTGTCCCCGCAGTGGAACACCTTCCAAGCCGATGGCACCGCCTACACGCTGACCTTGTGGCGTTGGTACAACCCGACTCTCGCGTTCTTCTCACCCGACGGTGAGTACCGTCCCAACCCGGACTACGTGACCCGAGTCGACAAGAAACTCGTCGACGGCAACACCACGGTCACCTACACGCTGAACCCGAAGGCGTTCTTCAACGACGGCACACCCATCGACTACCGCGCCTTCGAGGCCACCTGGAAGACCAGCAATGGCACCGATCCTCGCTATCTGGTCAGTTCCACCGACGGTTACCGCCAGATCGCCTCGGTGACCCGCGGCATCAACGACCGGCAGGTGGTGGTCCGCTTCCGCGGCGTCTATGCCTGGGTCGACGGTCTGTTCAACTATGTCCTGCACCCCAAGGCCGCCGATCCGGAGCTGTACAACAGTGGCTACCTGCAGAATCCGCATCCCGAGCTAGGTGCCGGCCCGTACACGATCGCGTCCTATGATCGCAATCAGGGGACCGTGGTCTTCGAACGCAATCCCAAGTGGTGGGGAAACCCGGGCAAACTCGATCGCCGAGTGTTCCGGCAGATGGAGTCGCAGGCAGCACTCAACGCCTTCCGTAACGGCGAGATCGACGCGAGCGGGGTGGGCACCAAGGACCGTCTGGCACAGGTCCAGTCCATGGACGGGATTCAGATCCGGACATCGGCGACCCCAGCACAGTCCCTGCTCGTGCTCAACATGCAGGCGGCCATCCTCTCCGACAGCCGCGTCCGCGAGGCGGTCCTGCGCGGCACGGATCGGGCCACTCTCGCCAAGATCGAGTTCAACGGGCTGAACTACTCCGAACAGTTGCCTGGATCGTTTCTGCTGTATCCATTCCAGCCCGGATATGCCGACAACGTCGCCGGCGTCATCGACTACGACCCGGAGAAGGCGAAACAGCTTCTCGACCAAGCCGGTTGGGTTGTCGGGGGCGACGGTATCCGCGTCAAAGGTGGACAGCGGCTTCGGCTGACGTTCCCCATCCTCGGCGACGATCCCACGCAGCAGAACATCGTCCGTGCCTACCAGTCGATCCTGAAGAACATCGGTGTCGACCTCAACGTCGTCCAGCGGCCGTCCTCGGACTTCTCAAAGGTGATCACCAACAAGGAATTCGACGCGTTCATGATGGGGTTCTCGTCAAGCGATCCCTTCGGACTGGCGTACTTCTGCCAGGTGTGGTGCAAGGGATCGCAGCTCAACAAGGCCGGTGCCGGATCGCCGGAACTCGACGCCGAGATCCGGCGGGTCGGGCAGATCGCCGACCCGCAGGCGCAGATCGCCGAGGGAAACAAGGTGGAGCGCACGGCTTTCGCTCAGTTCTCCAACCTTCCGCTGTCCAACGGACCGACGATGGTCGCGGTCAAGTCGGGGCTCGCGAACTACGGTGCCGGGCTGTTCTACGTCGGTCCCGTGGAGGATATCGGCTGGCAGAAGTAG
- a CDS encoding (2,3-dihydroxybenzoyl)adenylate synthase: MPDQPTVESTPTAVTTGFVPRPADFIDRYRARGCYLDAPLWQLLDDAATSSPDSPALTDPGAQPPRTLTYAALLAATRRRAGGFLRAGLRPGQRVVVQQNNTAELVVNVFALMRAGLLPVMALPAHRRAEITHLARTSGASAYVTEDGRHGFDHRTLATDLVDDVESLAHVFIDGDPGGFLPLPDADGVELPSADGIDANLPALFLISGGTTGLPKLIPRTHNDYSFNARRSAEIAGLVDTDVYLVALPGAHNFPLCCPGMLGVISTGGHIVLGTDPSPDAAFDLIETYGVTVTALVPALAQVWCAATEWEPADISSLRLLQVGGAKLAEPDAVALDAALGDVVQQVFGMAEGLICYTRLDDPRELVHTTQGRPMSDDDELRVVDESGVDVPVGTEGELLVRGPYTIRGYYRADDHNTRSFTDDGFYRSGDRVRVLPSGHVAVTGRIKDTIVRAGENVAADDVEESLLAHPSIRQVAVIGLPDDSLGERICAVVVPTDGPKSPAADLRTLRTFLTDQGVAPFKLPDQVIVATRLPVTPVGKIDKRALVEEFTAAPPTSPPAG, translated from the coding sequence ATGCCCGATCAACCGACCGTCGAGTCGACGCCGACAGCTGTGACCACCGGTTTCGTCCCCCGTCCCGCCGACTTCATCGACCGGTATCGCGCGCGCGGTTGCTACCTCGACGCCCCACTGTGGCAGTTGTTGGACGACGCCGCGACATCGTCTCCGGACAGCCCCGCCCTCACCGACCCGGGCGCCCAACCGCCACGCACCTTGACCTACGCAGCACTTCTTGCGGCCACCCGCCGTCGTGCCGGGGGTTTCCTGCGCGCCGGGCTGCGGCCGGGGCAGCGCGTCGTGGTGCAACAGAACAACACCGCGGAACTCGTCGTCAACGTGTTCGCCCTGATGCGAGCCGGGTTGCTGCCGGTCATGGCGCTACCGGCGCACCGTCGAGCCGAGATCACCCACCTTGCACGCACCTCCGGTGCCAGCGCCTACGTGACCGAGGACGGTCGGCACGGCTTCGATCATCGAACGCTGGCAACCGATCTCGTCGACGACGTGGAGTCCCTCGCGCACGTCTTCATCGACGGTGACCCAGGCGGGTTCCTGCCCTTGCCGGACGCGGACGGCGTCGAGTTGCCGAGCGCCGACGGGATCGACGCGAATCTGCCGGCTCTCTTCCTGATCTCCGGCGGCACCACGGGCCTGCCCAAGCTGATCCCCCGCACGCACAACGACTACTCGTTCAACGCCCGACGATCCGCCGAGATCGCCGGGTTGGTCGACACCGACGTCTACCTCGTAGCGCTTCCCGGGGCGCATAACTTCCCGCTGTGCTGTCCCGGCATGCTGGGGGTGATCTCGACGGGCGGGCACATCGTGCTGGGAACCGATCCGAGTCCCGACGCCGCCTTCGACCTCATCGAGACCTACGGCGTCACGGTGACCGCCCTCGTCCCCGCCCTTGCCCAGGTCTGGTGTGCTGCAACGGAATGGGAGCCCGCCGACATCAGTTCGCTGCGTTTGTTGCAAGTGGGCGGCGCGAAGCTGGCCGAGCCCGACGCCGTCGCGCTCGACGCCGCACTCGGCGACGTCGTGCAGCAGGTGTTCGGCATGGCCGAGGGACTGATCTGCTACACGCGACTCGACGATCCGCGTGAACTCGTCCACACCACGCAGGGCCGACCCATGTCCGACGACGACGAGTTGCGCGTGGTCGATGAGTCGGGTGTCGACGTGCCGGTGGGCACCGAGGGCGAACTGTTGGTGCGCGGGCCGTACACGATCCGCGGCTACTACCGGGCCGACGACCACAACACCCGGTCGTTCACCGACGACGGCTTCTATCGGTCCGGCGACCGCGTACGCGTCCTGCCGTCCGGACACGTCGCCGTGACCGGGCGCATCAAGGACACCATCGTGCGGGCCGGCGAGAACGTGGCCGCCGACGATGTGGAGGAAAGCCTGCTCGCCCACCCGTCGATTCGCCAGGTGGCGGTCATCGGATTACCCGATGACTCACTCGGAGAACGTATCTGCGCGGTCGTGGTACCCACCGACGGGCCGAAATCGCCGGCCGCCGACCTTCGCACCCTGCGGACCTTCCTCACCGATCAGGGCGTGGCCCCTTTCAAGCTCCCCGATCAGGTGATCGTGGCCACCCGCCTTCCGGTCACACCGGTCGGCAAGATCGACAAACGTGCGCTGGTCGAGGAGTTCACCGCGGCCCCGCCGACCTCCCCTCCTGCCGGTTGA
- a CDS encoding salicylate synthase — protein sequence MSLTVGVEVAAAAAGDRTRDDEARWDSASVIAGWAADGGFSDYVAYERDGEWTFAAGARARVVLTAESIAITEDGTTVESPWSGRASTALSRALGALESDNWDALGYLNFDFCAAHHDLAHLVPSGSVLAHLIVPEVTVVVTADDIRFGRCDSATRARLTALAERGWIEPTPSPVDVRTDADGFTERVGRALAEIDRGDYQKVILSRQVAVPYDIDLPATYALGRRHNNPARSFLFSLDGMSAAGFSPELVVSVDINGSVTTEPLAGTRAIGASAEDDARHRRQLMTDAKEIAEHAISVKACYSEIESVAAPDTTAVTEFMAIRRRGSVQHLASTVRGQLAAHHDPWQALEALFPSITASGIPKTPALEAIYRLEEHRRGLYSGAVLTASSAGQLEATLALRTVFASAEGAWIRAGAGIVGQSTPEREYEETCEKLSSVAPFLVRRAEVREGAGK from the coding sequence TTGTCGTTGACAGTGGGTGTCGAGGTGGCCGCCGCCGCGGCGGGTGATCGCACCAGGGACGATGAGGCTCGTTGGGACTCGGCATCGGTGATCGCCGGGTGGGCGGCCGACGGAGGTTTCAGCGACTACGTCGCCTACGAACGGGACGGCGAATGGACCTTTGCCGCCGGTGCCCGCGCACGTGTGGTGCTGACTGCCGAGTCGATCGCGATCACCGAAGACGGGACCACCGTCGAATCGCCGTGGTCGGGACGCGCATCCACTGCGCTGTCGAGAGCGCTCGGCGCACTCGAGAGCGACAACTGGGATGCGCTCGGCTATCTCAACTTCGACTTCTGCGCGGCCCACCACGACCTGGCCCACCTCGTCCCGTCCGGGTCGGTGCTCGCCCACCTCATCGTCCCCGAGGTCACCGTGGTCGTGACCGCCGACGACATCCGATTCGGACGCTGTGACAGCGCGACCCGAGCACGGCTGACGGCCCTTGCCGAGCGGGGGTGGATTGAACCCACACCGTCGCCGGTCGACGTGCGGACCGATGCGGACGGGTTCACCGAACGCGTGGGCCGCGCCCTGGCTGAGATCGACCGCGGTGATTACCAGAAGGTCATCCTGTCCCGGCAGGTCGCCGTCCCCTATGACATCGATCTGCCCGCCACCTATGCCCTCGGCCGTCGCCACAACAATCCCGCCCGCTCGTTCCTCTTCTCGCTCGACGGCATGTCCGCGGCCGGTTTCAGTCCCGAACTCGTTGTCTCCGTAGATATCAACGGTTCGGTGACCACCGAGCCGTTGGCCGGAACCCGGGCGATCGGGGCTTCTGCCGAGGATGACGCCCGGCATCGACGGCAGCTGATGACCGATGCCAAAGAGATTGCCGAACATGCTATTTCGGTCAAGGCCTGCTATTCCGAGATCGAGTCGGTCGCGGCGCCGGACACCACGGCGGTGACCGAGTTCATGGCCATCCGGCGTCGTGGCAGCGTCCAGCATCTGGCGTCGACGGTACGCGGGCAGCTCGCCGCGCACCACGATCCGTGGCAGGCACTGGAGGCGCTGTTCCCGTCCATCACTGCTTCTGGAATTCCGAAAACACCTGCGCTGGAAGCGATCTACCGACTCGAGGAGCACCGCCGAGGTCTGTACTCCGGTGCCGTGCTCACCGCGTCGTCGGCGGGGCAACTCGAGGCGACCCTGGCACTGCGCACCGTCTTCGCGTCCGCGGAGGGCGCATGGATTCGGGCCGGTGCCGGGATCGTCGGGCAGTCGACGCCGGAGCGTGAGTACGAGGAGACCTGCGAGAAGCTGAGCAGCGTCGCACCCTTCCTGGTGCGCCGCGCCGAGGTGCGGGAAGGTGCCGGGAAGTGA
- a CDS encoding non-ribosomal peptide synthetase, which yields MSSQTDVRQKVAEALGISEYEIGDADDLIELGLDSIRIMKIAGGWRKQGHRLNFAQLAAEPTVAAWAARLDETRPETATSPAEDEAHVAHEPSAQESVDLESVDRADDPFPLAPMQHAFWIGRSDVAELGGVAAHLYVEFDGDGIDPARLGEAMRRLVRLHPMLRARFLPDGTQQVLDDLPHNPFRVHDLRQAGAEQVADELDRRREEKSHQVLDVAAGEVVDLTVTLLPDGRHRIHFDIDMLAADAMSYRLLLADLVALYDGAQPAPAAFTYRDYLNHRAAHPDPDRESDQQWWRRRLPELPLGPALPARTGGPADSTRVVRFHRWLDPTVKQQLLDAAHRQGITPAIALAAVFAATIRGWSGADRFLLNVPLFHREQIHPDVDRLSGDFSSSVLIDVDADSADSLLSLAQAMQKTMHANGSHAGYGALDVLRDLGRQHGEHVLAPVVYTSALGLGELFSDDVLDRLGEPTWIISQGPQVTLDAQVTEVRGGLLLNWDVRSAAFPDGVVDAMFTRYTSMIDELIGTDGGWDRPVVDALPAEQRAVRDRVNDTAGPSTGRVLHQEFFAIAGREPHRTALLWDGGSATYGELADDALAVAAALHAAGAGVGDAVAVQVPKGPDQVAATLGVFAAGCVWVPIAHDHPPARRATILDTGGIRHLLGVDVPAGVPDSVTVIDLASARTAVPRDAPVVGDPEDVAYVLFTSGSTGTPKGVEVPHRAAMNTIDDVNERFGVGPDDRSLTVAALEFDISVYDIFGLYSAGGAVVAVSGDAARDPAAWAELIRRHRVSILTCVPSALDMLLTAAHTDPLGLGDSLRATLLGGDWVGTDLPGRLHALVPGARFAGLGGATEIAIHGTVCEVPPTSAVPEHWRAIPFGTPLRNVVCRVVDAAGRDCPDWVTGELWVGGAGVAHGYRNDPERTAQRFVTVDGIRWYRTGDLARYWPDGTIEFLGRADHQVKIRGFRVELGEVEGALRALPGVRTAVASLVADGGRSLAAVITVDDDGPSDGAAVADALRAVLPAYMVPSTVVIVDAIPLTSNGKHDRRAITTLLSRQTARNEIVGPAGDLEEALRAVVAELISRPADEIGVTDDFFAIGGDSVLATTLVARVREWLDAPQAGVRDVFATRTIRALARRLDETDERPGRLAEVAALYLEVAAMDDEAVAAEVGGLP from the coding sequence GTGAGTTCGCAGACCGACGTCCGCCAGAAAGTGGCTGAGGCCCTCGGTATCTCAGAATACGAGATCGGCGACGCCGATGACCTCATCGAACTCGGGCTGGACTCCATCCGGATCATGAAGATCGCCGGCGGATGGCGCAAACAAGGGCACCGCCTGAACTTCGCGCAACTCGCCGCCGAACCGACCGTGGCGGCATGGGCGGCACGGCTCGACGAGACCCGGCCCGAGACCGCCACATCGCCCGCTGAGGACGAGGCTCACGTGGCGCACGAACCGTCGGCGCAGGAGTCGGTGGACCTGGAGTCGGTCGACCGGGCCGACGATCCGTTCCCACTCGCGCCCATGCAGCACGCCTTCTGGATAGGTCGTTCCGACGTCGCCGAGCTCGGTGGTGTCGCCGCGCACCTGTACGTCGAATTCGACGGCGACGGAATAGATCCGGCACGACTCGGCGAGGCCATGCGGAGGCTCGTGCGCCTGCACCCGATGCTCCGGGCCCGGTTCCTTCCCGACGGCACCCAGCAGGTCCTCGACGACCTGCCGCACAATCCGTTCCGGGTTCACGATCTGCGCCAAGCCGGCGCCGAACAGGTGGCCGACGAACTCGACCGGCGCCGCGAGGAGAAGAGCCATCAGGTTCTCGATGTCGCCGCCGGAGAGGTTGTCGACCTCACCGTCACCCTGCTGCCCGACGGCCGCCACCGCATCCACTTCGACATCGACATGCTGGCCGCCGACGCCATGAGCTACCGGTTGCTGCTCGCCGATCTCGTCGCACTCTACGACGGCGCCCAACCGGCACCCGCGGCGTTCACGTACCGGGATTACCTGAATCATCGTGCCGCCCATCCTGATCCGGACCGGGAATCCGATCAGCAATGGTGGCGTCGACGTCTCCCCGAACTGCCACTCGGCCCGGCGCTACCCGCACGCACCGGCGGTCCCGCCGACAGCACACGGGTCGTCCGCTTTCACCGCTGGCTGGACCCCACGGTCAAACAGCAACTGCTCGATGCCGCCCACCGGCAGGGCATCACCCCGGCGATCGCCCTCGCCGCGGTCTTCGCCGCGACCATTCGCGGCTGGTCCGGCGCGGACCGATTCCTGCTGAATGTCCCGCTGTTCCATCGCGAGCAGATCCACCCGGACGTGGACAGACTGTCCGGCGATTTCAGTTCCTCGGTGCTGATCGACGTCGACGCCGACAGTGCCGATTCGCTGCTGTCACTGGCGCAGGCAATGCAGAAGACGATGCACGCCAACGGGTCCCATGCCGGCTACGGTGCTCTCGACGTCCTGCGTGATCTCGGCCGGCAGCACGGTGAGCACGTGCTGGCGCCGGTCGTCTACACGAGCGCGCTCGGGCTGGGCGAGTTGTTCTCCGACGACGTGCTCGACCGGTTGGGTGAGCCGACGTGGATCATCTCGCAGGGTCCGCAGGTGACGCTCGACGCACAGGTGACCGAGGTACGCGGTGGGCTCCTGCTCAACTGGGATGTGCGATCGGCAGCCTTCCCCGACGGCGTGGTGGACGCGATGTTCACCCGTTACACGTCGATGATCGACGAACTCATCGGCACCGACGGCGGCTGGGACCGGCCCGTCGTCGACGCCCTACCCGCCGAGCAGCGAGCGGTCCGCGACCGGGTCAACGACACCGCCGGTCCGTCGACTGGCCGTGTGCTGCATCAGGAGTTCTTCGCCATCGCCGGACGTGAACCGCACCGGACCGCGCTGCTCTGGGACGGGGGCAGCGCCACCTATGGGGAACTCGCCGACGACGCGCTCGCGGTCGCGGCGGCGTTGCATGCGGCCGGCGCGGGTGTCGGTGATGCCGTCGCCGTGCAGGTGCCCAAGGGTCCGGATCAGGTAGCGGCCACTCTCGGTGTGTTCGCGGCGGGGTGCGTCTGGGTGCCGATTGCGCACGACCACCCGCCCGCCCGACGCGCCACCATCCTGGACACCGGAGGGATTCGCCACCTGCTCGGCGTCGATGTGCCTGCGGGAGTGCCGGATTCGGTCACCGTCATCGATCTCGCGTCGGCGCGTACCGCGGTGCCGCGCGACGCGCCGGTCGTCGGTGATCCCGAAGATGTGGCCTACGTACTGTTCACCTCCGGCTCCACCGGTACCCCCAAGGGTGTCGAGGTTCCGCACCGTGCGGCGATGAACACCATCGACGACGTCAACGAGCGCTTCGGCGTCGGACCCGACGACCGCTCCCTCACCGTGGCCGCACTCGAATTCGACATCTCCGTCTACGACATCTTCGGCCTGTACAGCGCGGGCGGTGCCGTGGTCGCCGTCAGTGGTGACGCCGCACGTGACCCCGCAGCATGGGCGGAACTCATTCGGCGGCACCGGGTATCGATCCTCACCTGCGTACCGAGTGCGCTGGACATGTTGCTGACCGCCGCACACACAGACCCGCTCGGCCTCGGTGATTCGTTGCGCGCCACTCTCCTCGGCGGCGATTGGGTGGGCACCGACCTGCCCGGGCGGTTGCATGCGCTGGTCCCGGGGGCGCGCTTCGCCGGCCTCGGCGGTGCCACCGAGATCGCCATCCACGGCACCGTGTGCGAGGTGCCGCCGACCTCGGCGGTACCCGAACACTGGCGGGCGATCCCGTTCGGCACGCCGTTGCGCAATGTGGTGTGCCGGGTGGTCGACGCCGCCGGCCGTGACTGTCCCGACTGGGTGACCGGCGAGCTGTGGGTGGGCGGCGCCGGCGTCGCCCACGGCTACCGAAACGACCCCGAACGAACCGCGCAGCGATTCGTCACCGTCGACGGAATCCGTTGGTACCGCACCGGTGACCTGGCCCGCTACTGGCCGGACGGGACCATCGAGTTCCTCGGGCGTGCCGATCACCAGGTGAAAATCCGTGGCTTCCGAGTCGAACTCGGTGAGGTCGAGGGTGCCCTGCGCGCTCTGCCCGGCGTGCGCACCGCGGTCGCGAGTCTGGTCGCCGACGGTGGCCGGTCGCTGGCAGCGGTGATCACCGTCGACGACGACGGGCCATCCGATGGGGCGGCCGTGGCGGACGCGTTGCGCGCGGTCCTGCCCGCCTACATGGTGCCGTCCACCGTCGTGATCGTCGATGCCATCCCGTTGACCTCCAACGGAAAGCATGATCGGCGCGCCATCACGACGCTGCTCAGCCGGCAGACGGCGAGAAATGAGATCGTCGGCCCGGCAGGCGATCTGGAAGAGGCGTTGCGTGCGGTCGTCGCCGAGCTGATCTCCCGGCCGGCCGACGAGATCGGTGTCACCGACGACTTCTTCGCCATCGGCGGCGACTCCGTGTTGGCCACCACTCTGGTTGCCCGGGTCCGGGAATGGCTGGACGCACCGCAGGCCGGTGTGCGTGATGTGTTCGCCACCAGGACAATCCGTGCCCTCGCCCGACGACTCGATGAGACGGATGAGCGCCCGGGACGGCTCGCCGAGGTGGCTGCGCTCTACCTCGAGGTCGCCGCCATGGATGACGAGGCCGTCGCGGCCGAGGTGGGTGGCCTGCCCTAG